One window of the Colletotrichum lupini chromosome 9, complete sequence genome contains the following:
- a CDS encoding sugar porter family MFS transporter translates to MSNDITQKTASQPQDPIHVEKGPSHITHLNDVSLDDKGLNNEAHEGTNIEHSFGVWQGLKTYKRAAFWSILISTTVIMEGYDVTLIGSFYGYPAFREKYGEYLDEENGYQISSSWQQKFNAIGAVANIVGAILNGYLTPKFGHRKVLIFSLVWLAAFVFVVFFAHNIEMQLAGQVLCNIPWGVFATTGPAYAAEVTPLAIRGYLTSYVNLCWCIGQFISAGILKGLVDVKGQWSYKIPFAVQWVWPIPLIIAAWLAPESPWHHVRQGNLDAAKKSLARLSEPEHNVDLDATVAMMVHTNKLEIEEQAGASLFDCFKGTNLRRTEIACMAFMSQITNGGALCYSGSFFFQQTGISASASYAISLGGTGIAFLGTCISWLYIYKFGRRTIWIVGFSLLVACLWIIGFLSVAPNQTGGIIWGQSILCVVWLGFYSMSVGPIVYTLVAEIGSTRLRTQTVVLARSTYYVGNIICGGLIQPKMLAPGDWNLKGKTAFFWAVLATLTWIWGYFRMFETKGRTFGEMDVMFQKGVSARQSGKYQLTSEEVFIAEQHQTLSRNQTEKL, encoded by the exons ATGTCAAACGACATCACCCAAAAGACGGCTTCCCAGCCACAAGACCCTATCCATGTCGAAAAGGGTCCCTCTCACATCACGCACCTCAATGATGTGAGCCTCGACGACAAGGGACTCAACAATGAGGCCCACGAGGGTACCAACATTGAACACAGCTTCGGTGTCTGGCAAGGTCTCAAGACCTACAAGCGCGCCGCCTTCTGGTCCATCC TCATCTCAACCACGGTCATTATGGAGGGTTACGATGTCACCTTGATCGGCTCCTTTTACGGTTATCCCGCGTTCCGCGAAAAGTACGGTGAATACCTCGACGAGGAAAACGGCTACCAGATCTCTTCGTCCTGGCAACAGAAGTTCAACGCCATCGGAGCTGTCGCAAACATCGTCGGTGCCATCCTGAACGGATACCTCACCCCAAAGTTCGGTCACCGCAAGGTCCTCATCTTTTCTCTCGTCTGGCTCGCCGCCTTCGTCTTTGTCGTTTTCTTCGCCCACAACATCGAGATGCAATTGGCTGGTCAAGTTCTCTGCAACATTCCCTGGGGTGTCTTCGCCACAACTGGCCCTGCGTACGCTGCCGAGGTCACGCCCCTTGCTATCCGTGGATACCTGACTTCCTACGTCAACCTGTGCTGGTGTATCGGTCAGTTCATCTCTGCCGGTATCCTCAAAGGACTCGTCGACGTCAAGGGTCAGTGGAGTTACAAGATCCCCTTTGCCGTGCAGTGGGTCTGGCCCATCCCCCTCATCATTGCCGCTTGGCTCGCCCCTGAGTCTCCCTGGCACCACGTTCGTCAAGGCAACCTCGATGCGGCCAAAAAGTCGCTCGCGCGCCTCTCAGAGCCTGAACACAACGTTGATCTGGATGCCACTGTGGCCATGATGGTCCATACGAACAAGCTCGAGATTGAGGAGCAAGCCGGCGCTTCTCTGTTTGACTGCTTCAAGGGAACCAACCTCCGACGTACCGAGATCGCTTGCATGGCATTCATGTCTCAAATTACCAACGGCGGCGCCCTCTGCTACTCCggctccttcttcttccagCAAACTGGAATCAGCGCCTCCGCTTCGTACGCCATCAGCTTGGGAGGTACCGGCATCGCTTTCCTCGGCACCTGTATCTCTTGGCTATACATCTACAAGTTTGGTCGTCGTACTATCTGGATTGTCGGATTCTCTCTTCTTGTGGCCTGCCTATGGATCATCGGATTCTTGTCTGTTGCCCCGAACCAGACTGGTGGCATCATCTGGGGACAGTCCATCCTTTGCGTCGTATGGCTCGGCTTCTACTCCATGTCCGTCGGTCCTATCGTTTACACCCTTGTCGCCGAGATTGGCTCTACTCGTCTTCGCACCCAGACTGTCGTCTTGGCTCGCAGCACCTACTACGTCGGTAACATCATCTGTGGTGGCCTCATCCAGCCCAAGATGCTGGCACCTGGTGACTGGAACCTGAAGGGAAAGACT GCATTCTTCTGGGCAGTCCTTGCTACCCTTACCTGGATCTGGGGTTACTTCCGCATGTTCGAGACCAAGGGCCGCACCTTTGGCGAGATGGATGTCATGTTCCAGAAGGGTGTCTCGGCTCGCCAGTCCGGCAAGTACCAGCTCACCTCGGAAGAGGTGTTCATTGCCGAGCAGCACCAGACTCTAAGCAGGAACCAGACGGAGAAGTTGTGA
- a CDS encoding serine endopeptidase encodes MRRADDNAPETAANKSTVEPKRFIVEFDKGADASALAADIANQRGAKVLRVFTSDIFTGAAVETDVENIDSLQALEPVKVAWQSRKLKLAPSTPLASFVENATAIDYDIHHMTGVDKLHEAGVLGKGAKVAVVDTGIWYTHEALGGGFGEGFKVAGGYDFVGDGSWPNEGQVKNPDADPLDQQGHGTHVAGIIAGNSSILTGVAPAATLYAYKVFGTVDGTDEDTLIEAFLAAYEAGVDIITSSIGGISGFTDNAWAVVATRLVDQGVVVTISAGNDGQAGAYAASSGSSGEHVVAVASVEADVLASSSFRGVFSLGGETNETRVAYRAVEDWYPSEVKDWPIVPLSLNSSTADEACNPLPAGTTPDLTGVVALVRRGGCNFDQKQRNLAPFNASHILFYSNEMPLVRPTTEDTSSLIAMVDARVGAAIIGTVRAGGKVTADFTERPIFHIVGINNEENGGVASSFTSIGATNDLFIKPDVAAPGGQILSSYVGGGYAILSGTSMSCPYVAGVAALWAGKFGGRSVHGPEWAKNLAMRLISSGEAIKWDDGQLNNNPYDFLAPVAQVGTGLINATKVLEYGTALSFAKFALNDTHHFSRYHAVDITNAGAEPVTYNFEQQEFGGMNTVNLDPTAWGTPKIAWFEEVMSAPQKMTPSISFPRPLTVQPGETKTAQFGFNYPDAAAQGLDAAKLPLYSGKVLIKGNNGETLGVPYLGLAADLHKDVGIMFQYPTGFPRITSTRSDIPIAQKANFTFNLDPAVQDFPNLYARIQYATRELRWDIFDASWVERDWKYPPVVGQAGFVGAATSWAKASGKTFIDPSVDDPNDIITLPMRDVPRDIVGVYGVELWWLGRLANGTQIAPGKYKMRFAALVPFGNPEASDNWDVYETPAFEVLPLSV; translated from the exons ATGCGCCGAGCTGATGACAACGCCCCCGAGACCGCGGCAAACAAGTCGACAGTTGAGCCCAAACGCTTCATCGTCGAGTTCGACAAG GGCGCCGACGCATCCGCCCTAGCCGCCGACATCGCCAATCAGCGCGGCGCAAAGGTCCTTCGCGTCTTCACCAGTGACATCTTCACCGGTGCCGCCGTCGAGACGGACGTGGAGAACATTGACTCTCTGCAAGCGCTCGAGCCCGTCAAAGTGGCGTGGCAGTCCCGCAAGTTGAAGCTTGCGCCCAGCACGCCGCTTGCGTCGTTCGTGGAGAATGCTACTGCTATCGACTATGATATTCACCACATGACTGGCGTCGATAAGTTGCATGAGGCTGGTGTGTTAGGGAAGGGAGCTAAGGTTGCTGTTGTTGATACTGGGATTTGGTATACTCATGAAGCG CTCGGTGGTGGATTTGGTGAGGGCTTCAAGGTTGCTGGTGGTTATGACTTTGTTGGTGATGGAT CTTGGCCGAACGAGGGTCAAGTAAAGAACCCCGATGCCGACCCCTTGGACCAGCAAGGCCACGGAACCCACGTCGCCGGCATCATCGCCGGTAACAGCAGCAT CCTCACCGGCGTCGCCCCAGCAGCAACCCTCTACGCCTACAAAGTCTTCGGCACAGTAGACGGCACCGACGAAGACACCCTCATCGAGGCCTTCCTCGCAGCCTACGAAGCCGGCGTGGACATCATCACCTCCTCCATCGGCGGCATCAGCGGCTTCACAGACAACGCCTGGGCCGTCGTGGCCACGCGCCTCGTAGACCAGGGCGTCGTCGTCACTATCTCCGCCGGCAACGACGGGCAAGCCGGCGCCTATGCGGCCAGCAGCGGCTCCTCGGGCGAGCACGTCGTCGCCGTGGCATCCGTCGAGGCTGACGTGCTcgcttcctcgtcgttcCGGGGTGTTTTCTCCCTCGGCGGCGAGACGAATGAGACGAGGGTTGCGTATCGTGCTGTCGAAGATTGGTACCCTTCTGAGGTGAAGGATTGGCCCATCGTGCCCCTGAGCCTCAACTCGAGTACCGCAGATGAGGCGTGCAACCCTCTCCCCGCGGGAACTACCCCGGACCTGACGGGAGTCGTGGCCCTCGTCCGCCGGGGAGGCTGCAACTTTGATCAGAAGCAGCGTAACCTAGCCCCCTTCAACGCCTCGCATATTCTCTTCTACAGCAACGAGATGCCGCTCGTGCGCCCAACAACGGAAGACACCTCAAGCCTCATTGCAATGGTTGACGCGCGCGTCGGTGCCGCCATCATCGGCACCGTCCGCGCGGGCGGCAAGGTGACGGCAGACTTCACCGAACGTCCCATCTTCCACATCGTCGGCATCAACAACGAAGAGAACGGCGGTGTCGCAAGCTCCTTCACTTCCATCGGCGCCACGAATGACCTCTTCATCAAGCCTGATGTCGCAGCTCCCGGTGGCCAGATCTTGAGTTCCTATGTTGGCGGGGGGTATGCTATCCTCAGCGGCACGTCCATGAGCTGTCCTTACGTCGCCGGTGTTGCAGCTCTCTGGGCGGGTAAATTCGGAGGACGCAGCGTTCACGGGCCCGAATGGGCAAAGAACCTAGCCATGCGTCTCATTTCCTCCGGCGAGGCGATCAAATGGGACGACGGTCAGCTCAACAACAACCCATACGACTTCCTCGCGCCCGTAGCGCAGGTCGGAACGGGTCTCATCAACGCCACCAAAGTCCTTGAGTACGGTACCGCCCTCTCCTTTGCCAAATTCGCCCTCAACGACACGCACCACTTTAGCCGGTACCACGCCGTGGACATCACCAACGCCGGCGCCGAGCCCGTGACGTACAACTTTGAGCAGCAGGAGTTTGGCGGCATGAACACCGTCAACCTTGACCCGACTGCGTGGGGAACGCCCAAGATTGCGTGGTTCGAGGAGGTCATGTCCGCGCCTCAGAAGATGACGCCGTCAATATCCTTCCCCCGCCCCCTGACTGTCCAGCCGGGAGAGACGAAGACTGCTCAGTTCGGCTTCAACTACCCCGACGCCGCAGCTCAGGGCCTTGATGCGGCTAAGCTGCCCCTTTACAGCGGAAAGGTCCTCATAAAGGGGAATAACGGTGAAACGCTCGGTGTGCCATACCTGGGTCTGGCTGCGGACCTTCACAAGGACGTGGGCATCATGTTCCAGTATCCGACGGGTTTCCCGCGCATCACGTCTACCCGTAGCGACATCCCTATTGCTCAGAAAGCCAACTTCACGTTCAACCTTGACCCTGCGGTCCAGGACTTCCCGAACCTGTACGCCCGCATTCAGTACGCTACCCGTGAGCTGCGGTGGGACATCTTCGATGCCTCCTGGGTGGAGAGAGACTGGAAGTACCCTCCCGTCGTTGGCCAGGCTGGCTTCGTGGGCGCGGCGACGAGCTGGGCGAAGGCCTCGGGGAAGACGTTTATCGATCCTAGTGTGGATGACCCGAACGATATCATCACGCTGCCCATGCGTGACGTGCCAAGAGACATCGTCGGTGTGTACGGTGTTGAGTTGTGGTGGCTGGGTCGTCTGGCGAATGGTACGCAGATCGCGCCTGGCAAGTATAAGATGCGATTCGCTGCTTTGGTTCCGTTTGGGAACCCTGAGGCTTCAGATAATTGGGATGTCTACGAGACTCCAGCCTTTGAAGTCTTGCCTCTGTCAGTTTGA